A genomic region of Micromonospora sp. NBC_01796 contains the following coding sequences:
- a CDS encoding S1 family peptidase, with product MRIRLTLVTVATALVGALVAPSAASASNEPVAPLIIGGGTVSSAPWAAAVFSNGSFTCSGTIIASRWVLTARHCVSGTMSVRVGSVNRTSGGVTSNVSSYSTRYDLALLQLSTAISTSYVTLSGAYPPVNSTNSIYGWGMTCYSGCSASTTLKTANVRVTSTNVTDAYGGRAIRSTRVNGNAWRGDSGGPEFYNGAQVGVASTADGSSIQNYGSVAYNRAWITSVAGV from the coding sequence ATGCGCATCCGCCTCACCCTGGTGACGGTCGCCACCGCCCTCGTCGGTGCGCTCGTCGCCCCCTCCGCCGCCTCCGCGAGCAACGAGCCGGTCGCCCCGCTGATCATCGGCGGTGGCACGGTCTCGTCCGCCCCCTGGGCCGCGGCCGTGTTCAGCAACGGCTCGTTCACCTGCTCCGGCACGATCATCGCGTCCCGCTGGGTGCTCACCGCCCGGCACTGCGTCAGCGGCACGATGTCGGTCCGGGTCGGCAGCGTCAACCGGACCTCCGGGGGCGTCACCAGCAACGTCTCCTCGTACTCGACCCGGTACGACCTCGCTCTGCTCCAGCTTTCGACCGCGATCAGCACCTCATACGTGACGCTCTCCGGCGCCTACCCGCCGGTCAACTCGACCAACTCGATCTACGGCTGGGGCATGACCTGCTACAGCGGCTGCTCCGCCTCGACCACCCTCAAGACCGCGAACGTACGGGTCACCAGCACCAACGTGACCGACGCGTACGGCGGCCGGGCGATCCGGAGCACCCGGGTCAACGGCAACGCGTGGCGCGGTGACTCCGGCGGCCCCGAGTTCTACAACGGTGCCCAGGTCGGCGTCGCCTCCACCGCCGACGGCTCGAGCATCCAGAACTACGGCAGCGTGGCCTACAACCGGGCCTGGATCACCTCGGTGGCCGGGGTCTAG
- the purB gene encoding adenylosuccinate lyase: protein MGYVTESSQKRPQVPNVLAGRYASTELVRLWSPEEKIRMERRLWLAVLRAQRDLGVPLPDGVVEAYERVLDQVDLESIAARERVTRHDVKARIEEFSALAGHEHVHKGMTSRDLTENVEQLQIRASLELIRDRVVATLARLARLAVEHSDLVMTGRSHNVAAQATTLGKRFASAAEELLIAYERLDDLINRYPLRGIKGPVGTAADQLDLFDGDDERLAELERRVAGHLGFSRVLNSVGQVYPRSLDFDVVAALAQTAAAPSSLATTIRLMVGQELVTEGFRPGQVGSSAMPHKMNTRSSERVNGLAVIIRGYLSMVGELAGDQWNEGDVSCSVVRRVALPDAFFAADGLFQTFLTVLDEFGAYPAVIARELDRYLPFLATTKLLVAAVRRGVGREVAHEVIKEHAVAVALAMREKGTTENDLFDRLATDGRLGLGRAEIDTLVADRAAFAGAAPAQVRAVADRVAEVVAAHPEAAGYHPAPIL, encoded by the coding sequence ATGGGGTACGTGACGGAGAGCAGCCAAAAGCGGCCCCAGGTTCCTAATGTGTTGGCGGGGCGGTATGCCTCGACCGAGCTGGTGCGGCTCTGGTCGCCGGAGGAGAAGATCCGGATGGAACGGCGGCTCTGGCTCGCCGTACTCCGGGCTCAGCGGGACCTCGGCGTGCCGCTGCCGGACGGTGTGGTCGAGGCGTACGAGCGGGTGTTGGACCAGGTCGACCTGGAGTCGATCGCGGCCCGTGAGCGGGTCACCCGGCACGACGTCAAGGCGCGGATCGAGGAGTTCAGCGCGCTCGCCGGGCACGAGCACGTGCACAAGGGCATGACCTCCCGCGACCTGACCGAGAACGTCGAGCAGTTGCAGATCCGGGCCTCGCTGGAGCTGATCCGGGACCGGGTCGTCGCCACCCTCGCCCGGCTGGCCCGGCTCGCGGTCGAGCACTCCGACCTGGTCATGACCGGACGCTCACACAACGTGGCGGCGCAGGCGACCACGCTGGGCAAGCGGTTCGCGTCGGCCGCCGAGGAACTGCTCATCGCGTACGAGCGGCTGGACGACCTGATCAATCGGTACCCGCTGCGGGGGATCAAGGGCCCGGTCGGCACCGCCGCCGACCAGCTCGACCTCTTCGACGGCGACGACGAGCGGCTGGCCGAGCTGGAACGGCGGGTCGCCGGGCACCTCGGCTTCAGCCGGGTGCTCAACAGCGTCGGCCAGGTCTACCCGCGCTCCCTCGACTTCGACGTGGTGGCCGCGCTCGCGCAGACCGCGGCGGCGCCGTCGTCGTTGGCCACCACGATCCGGCTGATGGTCGGCCAGGAACTGGTCACCGAGGGCTTCCGCCCCGGCCAGGTCGGGTCCAGCGCGATGCCGCACAAGATGAACACCCGGTCCAGCGAGCGGGTCAACGGGCTCGCCGTGATCATCCGGGGTTACCTGTCGATGGTCGGCGAGCTGGCCGGCGACCAGTGGAACGAGGGCGACGTCTCCTGCTCGGTGGTCCGCCGGGTGGCGCTGCCGGACGCGTTCTTCGCCGCCGACGGACTGTTCCAGACCTTCCTCACCGTGCTCGACGAGTTCGGCGCGTACCCGGCGGTGATCGCCCGTGAGCTGGACCGTTACCTGCCGTTCCTGGCGACCACGAAGCTCCTGGTGGCGGCCGTGCGCCGGGGCGTGGGCCGGGAGGTGGCGCACGAGGTGATCAAGGAGCACGCGGTCGCGGTGGCCCTGGCCATGCGGGAGAAGGGTACGACCGAGAACGACCTGTTCGACCGGCTCGCCACCGACGGTCGGCTCGGGCTGGGCCGGGCCGAGATCGACACGCTGGTCGCCGACCGGGCAGCCTTCGCCGGTGCCGCACCGGCCCAGGTGCGGGCGGTCGCCGACCGGGTCGCCGAGGTCGTCGCGGCACACCCGGAGGCAGCCGGTTACCACCCGGCACCGATTCTCTAG
- a CDS encoding YbjQ family protein yields the protein MSRREHTSQLPPPRLCQHQHVLVVTTDVLPGYEIRAVLGEVVSSMARTRNPYREGVKNLRGGAYDPKAPENLTRWRTEAVANLGEEARRLGANAVIGMRFDHREVGEMWMELCAYGTAVVIREQPRPPLPDAPLLAADTAHSAEILPEPIGVSEPPSAPDLRSAAETPTPTPET from the coding sequence ATGAGCCGACGTGAACACACCTCACAATTGCCACCACCCCGGCTCTGCCAGCATCAACACGTGCTGGTCGTGACGACGGATGTCCTTCCCGGGTACGAGATCCGCGCAGTCCTCGGCGAAGTAGTGTCATCGATGGCCCGAACCCGAAACCCGTACCGCGAAGGGGTGAAGAACCTCCGCGGTGGGGCATACGACCCGAAAGCCCCGGAGAACCTCACCCGGTGGCGGACGGAGGCGGTGGCCAATCTGGGCGAAGAAGCCCGCCGGCTCGGCGCCAATGCCGTGATCGGCATGCGTTTCGACCATCGCGAGGTGGGCGAGATGTGGATGGAACTCTGCGCGTACGGCACGGCGGTGGTGATCCGCGAACAGCCGCGGCCACCGCTCCCGGACGCGCCGCTGCTCGCCGCCGACACGGCGCACAGCGCGGAGATCCTGCCCGAACCGATCGGGGTCTCGGAACCGCCCAGCGCGCCCGATCTGCGCAGTGCGGCCGAAACCCCCACCCCAACCCCGGAGACCTAG
- the purQ gene encoding phosphoribosylformylglycinamidine synthase subunit PurQ, whose translation MTARIGVVTFPGSLDDGDAARAARIAGADVVRLWHGDRDLHQVDAVVLPGGFSYGDYLRCGAIARFAPVMESLVDAAREGMPVLGICNGFQILCEAHLLPGALTRNEHLHFRNRDQWLRIEAVKTAWTNTFQPEQDVLIPVKNGEGRYVAEAHVLDQLEAEGRVVARYQRGNPNGSQRDIAAITNEAGNVVGIMPHPEHAVEALTGPSLDGLGFFTSVLKHLAGVPA comes from the coding sequence GTGACGGCCCGGATCGGTGTGGTGACCTTCCCCGGGTCACTGGATGACGGCGATGCCGCCCGTGCGGCGCGCATCGCCGGGGCGGACGTGGTCCGGCTCTGGCACGGCGACCGCGACCTGCACCAGGTCGACGCCGTGGTGCTGCCCGGTGGCTTCTCGTACGGCGACTACCTGCGCTGCGGCGCGATCGCCCGATTCGCTCCGGTGATGGAGTCGCTGGTCGACGCCGCCCGCGAGGGGATGCCGGTGCTCGGCATCTGCAACGGGTTCCAGATCCTCTGCGAGGCGCACCTGCTTCCCGGCGCGCTGACCCGCAACGAGCACCTGCACTTCCGTAACCGGGACCAGTGGCTGCGGATCGAGGCGGTCAAGACCGCCTGGACCAACACCTTCCAGCCCGAGCAGGACGTGCTCATCCCGGTCAAGAACGGCGAGGGCCGGTACGTCGCCGAAGCGCACGTACTCGACCAGCTCGAGGCCGAGGGCCGCGTGGTCGCCCGTTACCAGCGCGGCAACCCGAACGGCTCGCAGCGCGACATCGCCGCGATCACCAACGAGGCGGGCAACGTGGTCGGCATCATGCCGCACCCCGAGCACGCCGTGGAGGCGTTGACCGGCCCCTCGCTCGACGGTCTCGGCTTCTTCACCTCAGTCCTCAAGCACCTTGCGGGAGTGCCGGCATGA
- the htpG gene encoding molecular chaperone HtpG has protein sequence MSTGVETLEFQAEARQLLQLMIHSIYSNKDIFLRELISNASDALDKLRLESLVDKELEVDTSDLHIQIEVDRDQRTLTVRDNGIGMSRDEVVGLIGTIAKSGTAELLRQLKETKDAAASQDLIGQFGVGFYSTFMVADRVTLVSRRVGEEDGTRWESDGAGTYTIEPVADAPQGTAVTVHLKPEDEEDQLFDYTTEWKIRELVKRYSDFIAWPIRMEVERPASDADGEGDDAPKHEVKTLNSMKALWARPRNEVSDEEYNEFYRHVSRDWNDPLEIIRMKGEGTFEYEALLFIPSQAPFDLFTRDAKLGIQLYVKRVFIMDDCQALMPEYLRFVKGVVDAHDLSLNISREILQQDRQIQLMRRRLVKKVLSTVKDLMAQDADKYGTFWREFGRAVKEGLLNDFENQRAILDISSFASTNDPEQLVTLQQYVERMKEGQTDIYYMTGESRKMIENSPHMEAFHAKGYEVLLLTDPVDEMWVEAVRDFDGKQLRSIAKGQVDLDAEQENKADEPDRDQQKEEYAALLTWLSTQLTEQVKEVRLSSRLTTSPAILVGDAQDMTPTLERMYRAMGQEVPQIKRILELNPTHPLVTGLRKAHEQRAEDPAVAETAELLYGTALLAEGGELPDPARFARLLSDRLARTL, from the coding sequence ATGAGTACCGGGGTCGAAACGCTCGAGTTCCAGGCCGAGGCGCGCCAGCTCTTGCAGTTGATGATCCACTCGATCTATTCGAACAAGGACATCTTCCTGCGGGAGCTGATCTCCAACGCCTCCGACGCTCTGGACAAGCTGAGGCTGGAATCGCTGGTCGACAAGGAGTTGGAGGTCGACACCTCCGACCTGCACATCCAGATCGAGGTCGACCGTGACCAGCGCACGCTGACCGTACGGGACAACGGGATCGGCATGTCGCGGGACGAGGTCGTCGGGCTGATCGGCACGATCGCCAAGTCCGGCACCGCCGAGTTGCTGCGGCAGCTCAAGGAGACGAAGGACGCGGCGGCGTCGCAGGACCTGATCGGCCAGTTCGGTGTCGGCTTCTACTCCACGTTCATGGTGGCCGACCGGGTGACCCTGGTCAGCCGGCGGGTGGGCGAGGAGGACGGCACCCGGTGGGAGTCCGACGGCGCGGGGACGTACACCATCGAGCCGGTCGCCGACGCACCGCAAGGCACGGCCGTCACCGTGCATCTCAAGCCGGAGGACGAGGAGGACCAGCTCTTCGACTACACCACCGAGTGGAAGATCCGCGAGCTGGTCAAGCGGTACTCCGACTTCATCGCGTGGCCGATCCGGATGGAGGTCGAGCGGCCCGCCTCCGACGCCGACGGCGAGGGTGACGACGCTCCGAAGCACGAGGTCAAGACGCTCAACTCGATGAAGGCGCTCTGGGCCCGTCCGCGCAACGAGGTCAGCGACGAGGAGTACAACGAGTTCTACCGGCACGTCAGCCGGGATTGGAACGACCCGCTCGAGATCATCCGGATGAAGGGTGAGGGCACCTTCGAGTACGAGGCGCTGCTGTTCATCCCGTCCCAGGCACCGTTCGACCTGTTCACCCGGGACGCCAAGCTCGGCATCCAGCTCTACGTCAAGCGTGTGTTCATCATGGACGACTGCCAGGCGCTGATGCCGGAGTACCTGCGCTTCGTCAAGGGTGTGGTCGACGCGCACGACCTGTCGCTGAACATCTCGCGGGAGATCCTTCAGCAGGACCGGCAGATCCAGCTCATGCGCCGCCGCCTGGTCAAGAAGGTGCTGTCGACGGTCAAGGACCTGATGGCCCAGGACGCCGACAAGTACGGCACCTTCTGGCGGGAGTTCGGCCGGGCGGTCAAGGAGGGGCTGCTCAACGACTTCGAGAACCAGCGCGCGATCCTCGACATCTCCTCGTTCGCCTCGACCAACGACCCGGAGCAGTTGGTCACGCTCCAGCAGTATGTCGAGCGGATGAAGGAGGGGCAGACCGACATCTACTACATGACCGGCGAGTCCCGGAAGATGATTGAGAACTCGCCTCACATGGAGGCGTTCCACGCCAAGGGCTACGAGGTGCTCCTGCTGACCGACCCGGTCGACGAGATGTGGGTCGAGGCGGTCCGCGACTTCGACGGCAAGCAGTTGCGGTCGATCGCCAAGGGGCAGGTGGATCTCGACGCGGAGCAGGAGAACAAGGCCGACGAGCCCGACCGCGACCAGCAGAAGGAGGAGTACGCCGCCCTCCTCACCTGGCTGTCGACGCAGCTCACGGAGCAGGTGAAGGAGGTACGCCTGTCGTCGCGCCTCACCACCTCCCCGGCGATCCTGGTCGGCGACGCGCAGGACATGACTCCGACCCTGGAGCGGATGTACCGGGCGATGGGCCAGGAGGTGCCGCAGATCAAGCGAATCCTCGAACTGAACCCGACGCACCCCCTGGTCACCGGCCTCCGCAAGGCCCACGAGCAGCGCGCCGAGGACCCGGCCGTCGCCGAAACCGCCGAACTCCTCTACGGCACCGCCCTACTGGCCGAAGGCGGCGAACTCCCCGACCCCGCCCGCTTCGCCCGCCTCCTCTCCGACCGCCTAGCCCGCACCCTCTAA
- the purS gene encoding phosphoribosylformylglycinamidine synthase subunit PurS — MPRVVVDVMLKPEILDPQGQAVANALPRLGVSDVSSVRIGRRIEIEFAGEPDLDRAREIADKLLANPVIEDFSIRVADAEDEHP, encoded by the coding sequence GTGCCTCGCGTCGTCGTCGACGTCATGCTCAAGCCGGAGATTCTCGATCCTCAGGGCCAGGCCGTCGCAAACGCGCTGCCCCGCCTGGGCGTCAGTGACGTCTCCTCGGTGCGCATCGGTCGGCGCATCGAGATCGAGTTCGCCGGTGAGCCCGACCTTGATCGAGCTCGGGAAATCGCGGACAAGCTGCTGGCCAACCCCGTGATCGAGGACTTCTCGATCCGGGTGGCCGATGCCGAGGATGAACATCCGTGA
- a CDS encoding MFS transporter, translating into MSSRAALAPLRHAPFRYLAVGRFVSVLGNSIAPTALAFAVLDLTGSVRDLGLVVGARSLANVVFLLFGGVLADRLPRQAVMVVSCTLAALTQAAVATLVLTGHANIPLLLVLSAINGTVSAFAFPAAAALMPQTVPAELLQSANALSRLGVNIGSIGGASAGGILVAAVGPGWGIAVDALTFALAGLAFAGVRVVAVRDRTSARRSTWTELREGWTEFVSRTWVWVVVLGFMLLNAAMSSGVGVLGPAVADETIGRKAWGLVLAAQTVGLVVGALIALRLRVRRLLLLGVACMLGAVPLLLALAVAPVFALLVPAAFLGGLAMEQFGVAWETSVQQYVPADRLARVYSYDALGSFLAIPLGQIAIGPVAVALGNETTLLIAAGLITLSVLGMLSSRDVRRLPSRHVPARFGQDAEGPRTSPDPVSSGA; encoded by the coding sequence ATGTCGAGCAGGGCTGCCCTCGCGCCACTACGTCACGCACCCTTCCGTTACCTCGCCGTCGGCCGGTTCGTGAGCGTGCTCGGCAACTCCATCGCGCCGACCGCGCTGGCATTCGCCGTACTCGATCTGACCGGGTCCGTACGCGATCTCGGGCTGGTGGTCGGCGCCCGGTCCCTGGCGAACGTGGTGTTCCTGCTCTTCGGCGGGGTGCTCGCCGACCGGCTGCCCCGGCAGGCGGTGATGGTCGTCTCCTGCACGTTGGCCGCCCTCACCCAGGCGGCGGTCGCCACGCTCGTGCTCACCGGGCACGCCAACATTCCGCTCCTGCTCGTACTCAGTGCGATCAACGGCACGGTGAGCGCCTTCGCCTTCCCGGCCGCAGCCGCCCTGATGCCGCAGACCGTGCCGGCGGAACTGTTGCAGTCGGCGAACGCGCTCAGCCGCCTCGGGGTGAACATCGGCTCGATCGGGGGTGCCTCGGCCGGCGGGATCCTGGTCGCCGCCGTCGGGCCGGGGTGGGGGATCGCCGTCGACGCGTTGACGTTCGCGCTGGCCGGGCTGGCTTTCGCCGGCGTACGCGTGGTGGCCGTGCGGGACCGCACGTCGGCTCGGCGCAGCACCTGGACCGAGTTGCGGGAGGGCTGGACGGAGTTCGTCTCGCGTACCTGGGTCTGGGTGGTGGTGCTCGGCTTCATGCTGCTCAACGCCGCGATGAGCAGCGGTGTCGGGGTGCTCGGCCCGGCCGTCGCCGACGAGACGATCGGGCGGAAGGCGTGGGGGCTGGTGCTGGCGGCGCAGACCGTGGGCCTGGTGGTCGGGGCGCTGATCGCGCTGCGGCTGCGCGTACGCCGGCTGCTCCTGCTCGGGGTGGCCTGCATGCTGGGGGCGGTGCCGCTGCTGCTCGCACTGGCGGTGGCGCCGGTCTTCGCGCTCCTGGTGCCGGCCGCGTTCCTCGGCGGTCTGGCCATGGAACAGTTCGGCGTCGCCTGGGAAACCTCGGTGCAGCAGTACGTGCCCGCCGACCGGCTCGCCCGGGTCTACTCGTACGACGCGCTCGGGTCGTTCCTGGCCATTCCGCTCGGCCAGATCGCGATCGGGCCGGTGGCGGTGGCCCTGGGCAACGAGACGACTCTGCTGATCGCCGCCGGGCTGATCACACTCTCGGTGCTCGGCATGCTGAGCAGTCGGGACGTACGCCGGTTGCCGAGCCGGCACGTGCCCGCGCGCTTCGGTCAGGACGCCGAGGGCCCGCGGACGTCGCCCGATCCGGTGTCGTCCGGGGCCTGA
- a CDS encoding 2-phosphosulfolactate phosphatase, producing MVGTVYAQPGSGARFDWGLGGAAELGRVCAALVVVDVLSFTTAVEVAVSRGIRVHPFPWGAQAAEYARRVGAVAAVGRGAVTPEQPWSLSPAALRTAPVVPDLVLPSPNGSAICAAASATGVPVVAACLRNAPAVARWLVNQGYGTAQAPVGVVAAGERWPDGTVRPGVEDHLGASLVLDGLATVPGGLSVEAAVALAALSGVPDLPAAIRGCVSGRELIYRGFESDVEIAVQIGVSNVVPLLRDGVFAAAA from the coding sequence TTGGTCGGCACCGTCTACGCCCAACCCGGATCCGGGGCCCGCTTCGACTGGGGGCTGGGCGGTGCCGCCGAACTCGGCCGGGTCTGTGCCGCCCTGGTCGTGGTCGACGTACTCTCCTTCACCACCGCGGTGGAGGTGGCGGTCAGCCGTGGAATCAGGGTGCACCCGTTTCCGTGGGGCGCCCAGGCGGCCGAGTACGCCCGTCGGGTCGGCGCGGTCGCGGCGGTCGGACGAGGTGCGGTGACCCCGGAACAACCCTGGTCATTGTCGCCGGCCGCGCTGCGTACCGCACCGGTCGTGCCCGATCTCGTCCTGCCCTCACCGAACGGTTCGGCGATCTGTGCCGCCGCCAGCGCAACCGGCGTCCCGGTGGTGGCGGCGTGCCTCCGTAACGCACCCGCCGTCGCGCGCTGGCTCGTCAACCAGGGGTACGGCACCGCGCAGGCACCCGTCGGTGTGGTCGCCGCCGGTGAGCGTTGGCCGGACGGCACCGTACGCCCCGGTGTGGAGGACCACCTCGGAGCGTCCCTGGTGCTCGACGGGCTTGCCACGGTTCCGGGTGGACTGTCGGTCGAGGCCGCGGTCGCGTTGGCGGCGCTGAGTGGCGTACCGGACCTGCCGGCGGCGATCAGGGGCTGCGTCTCCGGCCGGGAACTGATCTACCGGGGTTTCGAGTCGGACGTGGAGATCGCCGTACAGATCGGTGTCTCCAACGTGGTGCCGCTGCTCCGGGACGGAGTCTTCGCGGCCGCCGCCTGA
- the purL gene encoding phosphoribosylformylglycinamidine synthase subunit PurL has product MTTQPDTASSEVGGVTPPTDQPTPRAAESAPETPAGQVAATFPPAQATGAHAAPSAYPDDLDTVERAVDTPEELQPYVELGLRDDEYDRIRQILDRRPTQAELAMYSIMWSEHCSYKSSKVHLRQFSEKAPPSDRMLAGIGENAGVIQISDTLAVTFKVESHNHPSYVEPYQGAATGVGGIVRDILAMGARPIAVMDSLRFGAVDHPDTARVLPGIVAGVGGYGNCLGLPNIGGEIVFDPSYQGNPLVNALSLGVLPVDRLQNKAAAGAGNIVVLMGAKTGRDGIGGVSVLASATFDEGSEQRRPAVQVGDPFTEKLLIEACLELYDAQLVVGIQDLGGAGLTCALTETAAAAGTGMRVWLERVPLREASMTPHEILASESQERMLLVVTPEQLEAVLKTAEKWGVLATAIGEVTPAQADGEPGRLLITWRDHTVVDVPPGSLVDDGPVYARPMREPADLILLQADRAETLPRPSTPEALRETVLRMIASPNLADKSWVTEQYDRYVLGNTVLAQPEDSGVIRLDEETGLGVALSVDGNGRYARLDPYNGAKLALAESYRNVAVTGAKPVAVTDCLNFGSPEDPSVMWQFAEAVRGLADGCAELGIPVTGGNVSFYNQTGAAAIHPTPVVGVLGLLDDVAQRVPMGFAAKSGGDHDVVFLLGETRLELSGSEWAWVTHEHLGGVPPRVDLAGERALAELIAEASRLGHLTSAHDLSDGGLAQSLVESSLRRGVGVKIALPDEFSTGSMPFVYLFSESAGRALVTVPRGQDKAFQALCEDRGVPVTALGVTDPTGGALDVRGQFNLGLDELRSAFESTLPRLFGDVAGTVSDAPVAPIVGTELVDPADADESAVPAGTPAAGEPAVDEVPVVQQQAEAEEPATEASAPVTGD; this is encoded by the coding sequence ATGACGACCCAGCCCGACACGGCGTCGAGCGAGGTCGGTGGGGTGACCCCGCCGACCGACCAGCCCACGCCCCGTGCGGCCGAGTCCGCCCCGGAGACCCCGGCCGGCCAGGTCGCGGCGACCTTCCCGCCCGCGCAGGCCACCGGGGCGCACGCCGCCCCGAGCGCCTACCCGGACGACCTCGACACCGTCGAGCGGGCCGTCGACACCCCGGAGGAGCTGCAGCCGTACGTCGAGCTCGGCCTCCGTGACGACGAGTACGACCGGATCCGGCAGATCCTGGACCGCCGGCCGACCCAGGCCGAGCTGGCGATGTACTCGATCATGTGGAGCGAGCACTGCTCGTACAAGTCGAGCAAGGTGCACCTGCGTCAGTTCAGCGAGAAGGCCCCGCCCAGCGACCGGATGCTCGCCGGCATCGGTGAGAACGCGGGCGTGATCCAGATCTCGGACACGCTGGCGGTGACCTTCAAGGTCGAGTCGCACAACCACCCCAGCTACGTCGAGCCCTACCAGGGCGCGGCGACCGGTGTCGGTGGCATCGTCCGGGACATCCTCGCCATGGGCGCCCGCCCGATCGCGGTGATGGACTCCCTGCGCTTCGGTGCCGTCGACCACCCCGACACCGCCCGGGTCCTGCCCGGCATCGTGGCCGGCGTCGGCGGGTACGGCAACTGCCTCGGCCTGCCGAACATCGGCGGGGAGATCGTCTTCGACCCGTCGTACCAGGGCAACCCGCTGGTCAACGCCCTCTCCCTCGGCGTACTGCCGGTCGACCGGTTGCAGAACAAGGCAGCGGCCGGCGCGGGCAACATCGTCGTACTGATGGGCGCCAAGACCGGCCGGGACGGCATCGGCGGCGTCTCCGTACTCGCCAGCGCCACCTTCGACGAGGGCAGCGAGCAGCGCCGCCCGGCCGTCCAGGTGGGCGACCCGTTCACCGAGAAGCTGCTGATCGAAGCCTGCCTGGAGCTGTACGACGCCCAGCTCGTCGTCGGCATCCAGGACCTCGGCGGCGCCGGCCTCACCTGCGCCCTGACCGAGACCGCCGCCGCGGCCGGCACCGGCATGCGGGTCTGGCTGGAGCGGGTTCCGCTGCGCGAGGCGTCGATGACCCCGCACGAGATCCTGGCCAGCGAGTCGCAGGAGCGGATGCTCCTGGTCGTCACGCCGGAACAGCTCGAAGCCGTGCTCAAGACCGCCGAGAAGTGGGGCGTGCTCGCCACCGCCATCGGCGAGGTCACCCCGGCCCAGGCCGACGGCGAGCCGGGACGACTGCTGATCACCTGGCGGGACCACACCGTGGTCGACGTACCGCCGGGTTCGCTGGTCGACGACGGTCCGGTCTACGCCCGCCCGATGCGGGAGCCGGCCGACCTGATCCTGCTCCAGGCGGACCGGGCCGAGACGCTGCCCCGCCCGTCGACGCCGGAGGCACTCCGGGAGACCGTGCTGCGCATGATCGCGTCGCCGAACCTGGCCGACAAGTCCTGGGTCACCGAGCAGTACGACCGCTACGTCCTCGGCAACACCGTCCTGGCCCAGCCGGAGGACTCCGGCGTGATCCGGTTGGACGAGGAGACCGGCCTCGGTGTCGCGCTCTCCGTCGACGGCAACGGCCGGTACGCCCGGCTGGACCCGTACAACGGGGCCAAGTTGGCGCTGGCCGAGTCGTACCGGAACGTCGCGGTCACCGGTGCCAAGCCGGTCGCCGTCACCGACTGCCTCAACTTCGGTTCCCCCGAGGACCCGAGCGTGATGTGGCAGTTCGCCGAGGCGGTACGCGGCCTCGCCGACGGCTGCGCCGAACTGGGCATCCCGGTCACCGGCGGCAACGTCAGCTTCTACAACCAGACCGGTGCCGCGGCCATCCACCCGACCCCGGTGGTCGGTGTGCTCGGCCTGCTCGACGACGTGGCACAGCGGGTGCCGATGGGCTTCGCCGCGAAGTCCGGCGGTGACCACGATGTGGTGTTCCTGCTCGGCGAGACCCGGCTGGAGCTGTCCGGCTCCGAGTGGGCCTGGGTCACCCACGAGCACCTCGGCGGCGTACCGCCCCGGGTCGACCTCGCCGGTGAGCGGGCCCTGGCCGAGCTGATCGCGGAGGCGTCCCGGCTCGGTCACCTGACCTCGGCGCACGACCTCTCCGACGGTGGGCTCGCCCAGTCGCTGGTCGAGTCCAGCCTGCGCCGCGGCGTCGGCGTCAAGATCGCACTGCCGGACGAGTTCAGCACCGGTTCGATGCCGTTCGTCTACCTGTTCAGCGAGTCCGCCGGTCGGGCGCTGGTGACCGTGCCGCGTGGCCAGGACAAGGCCTTCCAGGCGCTCTGCGAGGACCGTGGGGTGCCGGTGACCGCGCTCGGGGTCACCGACCCGACCGGTGGCGCCCTGGACGTACGCGGGCAGTTCAACCTGGGCCTGGACGAGCTGCGGTCGGCGTTCGAGTCGACCCTGCCGCGCCTGTTCGGCGACGTCGCCGGGACCGTGTCGGACGCCCCGGTGGCGCCGATCGTCGGCACCGAGCTGGTTGACCCGGCCGACGCCGACGAGTCCGCCGTACCGGCCGGGACGCCGGCAGCCGGCGAACCGGCAGTGGACGAGGTGCCGGTGGTGCAGCAGCAGGCAGAAGCGGAGGAGCCCGCGACGGAGGCTTCGGCCCCGGTCACGGGCGACTGA